The following are encoded together in the Parabacteroides chongii genome:
- the uvrB gene encoding excinuclease ABC subunit UvrB, giving the protein MNFELSSPFSPTGDQPEAIAALSEGIQSGVPFQTLLGVTGSGKTFTIANVIKEVQKPTLILSHNKTLAAQLYSEFKAFFPNNAVEYFVSYYDYYQPEAYLPSTDTYIEKDLQINEEIDKLRLRTTASLLSGRKDVIVVSSVSCLYGMADPTAFAEKVTHLEKGMQIDRDKLLRRFVDALYVNNKLEFNSGCFRVNGDTVDIFPAIESFDGVAYRIEFWGDEIDRLSSFDPKTGQEIDEQDELNIYPTNLFVTTQERINAAIGQIDVDLGTQVNFLKEIGKHYEAKRLYERVTFDLEMIRELGHCSGIENYSRYFDGRMAGERPYCLLDYFPKDFLLVVDESHVTIPQIRAMYGGDYSRKKNLVEYGFRLPAAMDNRPLMFDEFESLTPLAIYVSATPADYELEKSEGIVVDQVIRPTGLLDPVIEVRPTLNQIDDLMEEITQRSAKDERVLVTTLTKRMAEELTAYLTRMGIRCNYIHSDVDTLERIQIMDDLRKGLFDVLIGVNLLREGLDLPEVSLVAILDADKEGFLRSHRSLTQTAGRAARNVNGKVIFYADKITASMQLTMDETTRRREKQLAYNEKHGITPRQVIKTSVSLLGEKQPATAEPYAYVEPEPNLVADPVVKYMTRPQLEKAIDRTKKQMTEAAKKLDFIEAAQFRDELIKLEELLKTKV; this is encoded by the coding sequence ATGAATTTCGAGTTATCTTCACCATTCAGCCCGACGGGGGATCAGCCGGAAGCAATAGCGGCTCTTTCGGAAGGCATTCAGAGTGGTGTGCCTTTCCAGACACTGCTTGGAGTGACAGGTTCGGGAAAGACATTTACTATTGCCAATGTGATCAAGGAGGTGCAGAAACCGACTCTGATCCTAAGTCATAACAAAACACTTGCCGCGCAGCTATATAGCGAGTTCAAAGCCTTTTTCCCGAATAATGCCGTAGAGTATTTCGTTTCCTATTACGATTATTACCAACCGGAGGCCTACCTGCCTTCTACGGATACCTATATTGAAAAGGATTTGCAGATCAACGAAGAGATAGACAAACTGCGTCTCCGTACCACAGCTTCTTTGTTGTCGGGACGGAAAGATGTGATCGTGGTCTCTTCTGTCTCCTGCCTGTACGGTATGGCGGACCCGACGGCATTTGCCGAGAAGGTGACGCATTTGGAAAAGGGGATGCAGATCGACCGCGACAAACTGTTGCGCCGGTTTGTGGACGCTTTATATGTGAACAACAAACTGGAGTTTAACAGCGGTTGTTTTCGTGTGAACGGCGATACGGTCGATATTTTCCCCGCCATCGAATCGTTTGACGGCGTGGCTTATCGCATCGAGTTTTGGGGAGATGAGATTGACCGTTTGTCTTCTTTCGACCCGAAGACAGGGCAGGAGATAGATGAACAGGATGAACTGAATATCTATCCGACCAACTTGTTTGTTACTACACAGGAGCGCATCAATGCGGCGATCGGGCAGATCGATGTCGACCTCGGTACGCAGGTGAATTTCCTGAAAGAGATCGGCAAGCACTATGAAGCGAAGCGTCTGTACGAACGTGTCACTTTCGACCTGGAGATGATCCGCGAACTGGGGCATTGTTCGGGTATCGAGAATTACTCCCGCTATTTCGACGGACGTATGGCTGGTGAGCGCCCTTATTGCCTGCTCGATTATTTCCCGAAAGACTTTCTGTTGGTGGTCGATGAAAGTCATGTGACGATACCTCAGATACGTGCCATGTACGGAGGAGATTATTCCCGAAAGAAGAATTTGGTGGAATATGGTTTCCGTCTGCCGGCGGCGATGGATAACCGTCCGCTTATGTTCGATGAGTTCGAATCGCTGACTCCGCTGGCCATTTATGTCAGTGCGACACCGGCTGATTATGAGTTGGAAAAGAGTGAGGGAATTGTTGTCGACCAGGTGATCCGTCCGACCGGATTGCTCGATCCGGTCATTGAGGTTCGTCCGACATTGAATCAGATCGACGACCTGATGGAAGAGATCACACAGCGTTCAGCCAAAGATGAACGTGTCCTGGTAACGACCCTGACCAAACGCATGGCGGAAGAACTGACTGCTTATCTGACCCGGATGGGAATACGTTGTAATTATATCCATAGCGATGTAGACACCCTGGAGCGTATCCAGATCATGGACGACCTGCGGAAAGGTCTGTTCGATGTGCTGATCGGGGTGAACTTGCTTCGTGAAGGGCTGGATTTGCCGGAAGTCTCTTTGGTCGCTATCCTGGATGCGGATAAGGAAGGTTTCCTTCGTTCCCATCGGTCCCTGACACAGACAGCCGGACGTGCCGCCCGTAATGTGAACGGAAAAGTAATCTTTTATGCAGATAAGATAACAGCCAGTATGCAACTGACCATGGATGAGACGACCCGTCGCAGGGAGAAACAGCTTGCCTACAACGAAAAGCATGGCATTACCCCGAGACAGGTTATCAAGACCTCTGTTTCTTTGTTGGGTGAAAAGCAACCGGCAACAGCCGAACCTTATGCGTATGTCGAACCGGAACCAAACCTGGTTGCCGATCCGGTGGTGAAGTATATGACTCGTCCGCAGCTTGAAAAAGCGATCGACCGTACGAAGAAGCAAATGACGGAAGCAGCTAAGAAACTCGACTTTATCGAAGCGGCCCAGTTCAGGGATGAATTGATTAAGTTGGAGGAGTTACTGAAAACAAAGGTATAA
- a CDS encoding PspC domain-containing protein, with protein MEEAPRRLYRSNNGMIAGVCGGIADYFGWDPTLVRVGYILLSIFTVFSGVIAYLILWIVIPKKGLYE; from the coding sequence ATGGAAGAAGCACCAAGAAGACTTTATCGTTCGAATAACGGAATGATTGCCGGAGTATGCGGTGGCATAGCCGATTACTTTGGCTGGGATCCGACACTGGTACGCGTCGGTTATATCCTGTTGAGTATATTTACTGTGTTTTCCGGGGTAATCGCTTATCTGATACTTTGGATAGTTATACCTAAAAAAGGACTATACGAATAA
- a CDS encoding DUF5916 domain-containing protein, protein MKYRLSFVAFMLFSCAFCKAQQDSIVPFDKAYKRVYNITKVTGTKPVMDGRLDEDFWMKQGEWSDCFVQIIPYERKIPDSPTRVKLFYDNKYIYVGVYCKDIHPEKMIRFIGNRDDNSMGDLISVAFDTYHDYRAAPEFNINLGGNKTDLVVTDKLNVNLSWNAVWEGKTHINLPDSSWTAELRIPFSQLRYNQLSDDGIWGLHVRRIIRRNNEVQNWSMIPLKNNGHVFSFGEMHGMTDLPKPRGIEFLPYVMGKYRNEPKIPGSPYQKGHSWGGNVGLDAKFALSDFTLDLTINPDYGQVELDPSVMNLTAYETFYDEKRPFFLEGKHILDFANGSDMMFYTRRIGAAPSYTPQGIDNINSFADTKDNVPIIGALKLTGTNRHGVTLGVVQSVTARSSAKVTRNGLEDVEVVEPLTNYTVARVQKNWKGNSLLGGMLTSVNRALDQPYLEDFMVRNAFTAGIDFTQYFNNRLYYIDVKGMFSSLNGSKEAISILQMNPVHYYQRESAADYLGVDPNRRSLNGTGGYVKAGRKGNAKWAFSETFSWSSPGFDLNDMGYMKEADNRTNETEIVFRQTDIWKHFRYNAFTLTQKNQWNYGGTPFSNDVALRWQSMTMKRYEVDMKETFVWNRLDSRLLRGGPDMRLNPYFQTSVKVNTDKAQRMMFMLKYEGNHNLDGYNRFNTLMPSLTFRLGNHVYLSGQVDYAWNTDDMQYVGTLKSSAASSDRHNSSPVYLMGHMDQKTYGVTMRLQVNVTPDISIQFYGSPFTSTAKFSDFKEAADTKSPTYDKRFHVFSGDELSFADGTYHIKREGREASFKNPDFSFNEFRSNLVARWEYLPGSTLYFVWEHRMSNQESRRIGGWGNNLDRMFGLPATNTFMLKMNYWFNL, encoded by the coding sequence ATGAAATACCGATTGTCCTTTGTTGCCTTCATGTTGTTTTCCTGTGCTTTTTGTAAGGCACAGCAGGATTCTATCGTCCCCTTTGATAAGGCTTATAAACGGGTTTACAATATAACGAAGGTGACCGGGACAAAGCCGGTCATGGACGGACGCCTGGATGAAGATTTCTGGATGAAACAGGGAGAATGGTCCGATTGTTTCGTCCAGATCATTCCTTATGAACGGAAAATACCGGATTCTCCCACCCGGGTAAAACTGTTTTACGATAATAAATACATCTATGTTGGTGTCTATTGTAAAGATATCCATCCGGAAAAGATGATCCGTTTTATCGGCAACCGCGACGATAATAGCATGGGAGACCTTATCAGTGTGGCTTTCGATACTTATCATGATTATCGGGCAGCCCCGGAATTTAATATCAACCTGGGTGGAAACAAGACTGACCTGGTCGTTACCGATAAACTGAATGTCAATCTGAGCTGGAATGCCGTATGGGAAGGAAAGACACATATCAACCTGCCGGATTCGAGCTGGACGGCTGAGTTGCGTATCCCGTTCAGCCAGTTGCGTTATAACCAGCTTTCGGACGATGGGATATGGGGACTTCATGTCCGTCGTATCATCCGCCGGAACAACGAAGTGCAGAACTGGAGTATGATCCCGTTGAAGAATAACGGTCATGTCTTCTCTTTTGGCGAAATGCACGGAATGACTGATCTGCCGAAACCGCGCGGAATAGAATTTCTTCCTTATGTCATGGGCAAATACCGAAATGAACCGAAGATCCCCGGCAGTCCTTATCAGAAAGGACATAGTTGGGGAGGAAACGTCGGGTTGGATGCCAAATTTGCCCTTTCCGATTTCACGTTGGACCTGACGATCAATCCTGATTACGGACAGGTGGAACTGGACCCGTCAGTGATGAATCTGACCGCTTATGAAACCTTTTATGACGAAAAGCGTCCTTTCTTCCTGGAGGGAAAACATATCCTGGATTTCGCCAACGGAAGCGATATGATGTTCTATACCCGTCGTATCGGTGCCGCACCGTCTTATACTCCGCAAGGAATTGATAATATAAACAGTTTCGCTGACACTAAAGACAATGTGCCGATCATAGGTGCTTTGAAACTGACGGGAACGAACAGGCACGGAGTGACTTTGGGTGTCGTCCAAAGTGTAACAGCCCGCTCTTCTGCGAAAGTGACCCGTAACGGACTGGAGGATGTCGAAGTCGTGGAGCCTCTGACCAATTATACGGTGGCACGTGTCCAGAAGAACTGGAAAGGCAATAGCTTGCTGGGCGGAATGCTGACTTCAGTCAATCGTGCGCTCGATCAACCTTATCTGGAAGATTTTATGGTGCGCAATGCGTTTACAGCCGGGATCGATTTTACGCAGTATTTCAATAACCGTCTTTATTATATAGATGTAAAGGGAATGTTCAGTTCTCTGAACGGCAGCAAGGAGGCGATCTCCATTCTGCAAATGAACCCTGTTCATTATTATCAGCGGGAATCCGCCGCAGATTATTTGGGAGTAGATCCGAACCGCCGCTCCCTGAACGGTACGGGCGGCTATGTGAAAGCCGGTCGTAAAGGAAATGCCAAATGGGCTTTTTCCGAAACATTCAGCTGGTCGTCTCCCGGTTTCGACCTGAATGATATGGGATATATGAAGGAAGCCGATAACCGGACGAATGAAACCGAGATCGTTTTCCGGCAGACGGATATTTGGAAACATTTTCGGTATAATGCGTTTACGCTGACGCAGAAGAATCAGTGGAATTATGGCGGAACGCCTTTCAGTAATGATGTGGCCCTCCGTTGGCAAAGCATGACGATGAAACGTTATGAGGTGGATATGAAGGAAACATTCGTCTGGAACCGCCTGGACAGCCGTCTGCTTCGTGGTGGTCCCGACATGCGGCTGAACCCTTATTTTCAGACTTCGGTCAAGGTGAATACGGACAAAGCCCAGCGGATGATGTTCATGCTGAAATATGAAGGAAATCACAACCTGGACGGCTATAATCGTTTTAATACACTGATGCCGAGCCTTACTTTCCGTTTAGGTAACCATGTCTATTTGTCGGGACAGGTGGATTATGCCTGGAATACGGACGATATGCAGTATGTCGGTACATTGAAATCGTCGGCTGCTTCATCTGACCGGCATAATTCTTCACCGGTCTATCTGATGGGGCATATGGATCAGAAGACATACGGGGTAACGATGCGTTTACAGGTGAACGTGACACCGGATATATCTATTCAGTTCTACGGTTCGCCGTTTACTTCGACAGCGAAGTTCAGTGATTTTAAAGAGGCTGCCGATACGAAGTCTCCTACTTATGACAAACGTTTCCATGTCTTTTCAGGAGACGAACTTAGTTTTGCTGACGGAACCTATCATATAAAGAGAGAAGGTCGTGAGGCCTCCTTTAAAAATCCCGATTTCAGCTTTAACGAATTCCGTTCCAACCTGGTGGCGCGCTGGGAATACTTGCCGGGTTCTACCTTGTATTTTGTCTGGGAACACCGCATGTCCAATCAGGAGAGCCGTAGGATAGGGGGCTGGGGGAATAACCTGGACCGTATGTTCGGACTTCCGGCTACCAATACATTTATGCTGAAGATGAATTACTGGTTCAATTTATAA
- a CDS encoding copper homeostasis protein CutC: MKPTRIIEICANSAQSCVEAEAGGAKRVELCAGIPEGGTTPGYGEIKTAQALTSSIDINVIIRPRGGDFLYTPAEIDSMLLDIELCKQLKVHGVVFGCLTKEGDIDVPLMRRLIEAAKPLSVTCHRAFDVCRDPFAALEQLIELGCDRILTSGQQSDAVRGIPLIAELVKRADGRIIIMPGCGVRENNIAQIEAETGAKEFHTSARSIVYSKMEYRNENVPMGSSIVSSEFETVETDRKKVSAYL; encoded by the coding sequence ATGAAACCGACCCGAATAATCGAGATCTGTGCCAACTCGGCACAAAGTTGTGTAGAGGCAGAAGCCGGAGGCGCTAAACGTGTGGAACTTTGTGCAGGAATACCTGAAGGGGGAACGACTCCCGGCTATGGTGAGATCAAGACAGCACAGGCATTAACTTCTTCTATCGATATAAATGTGATCATTCGTCCGCGTGGTGGTGACTTTCTGTATACTCCGGCAGAGATAGACTCTATGTTGCTGGATATCGAACTGTGTAAACAACTGAAAGTACATGGCGTTGTTTTCGGGTGTCTGACGAAAGAAGGAGATATCGATGTCCCTCTGATGCGGAGACTGATAGAAGCAGCCAAACCGTTGTCCGTAACCTGTCACCGTGCTTTTGATGTATGCCGTGATCCGTTTGCCGCTTTGGAACAACTGATAGAACTGGGCTGCGACCGTATCCTTACTTCCGGCCAGCAGTCGGATGCAGTGAGAGGCATTCCTCTGATCGCCGAACTGGTAAAACGTGCCGACGGACGTATAATTATTATGCCTGGTTGCGGTGTGCGTGAAAATAACATCGCACAGATTGAAGCGGAAACCGGAGCGAAGGAATTTCATACATCTGCCCGCAGCATTGTCTATAGCAAGATGGAGTACCGGAATGAAAATGTCCCGATGGGCAGCAGCATCGTTTCTTCGGAATTTGAAACAGTGGAGACGGATCGTAAAAAAGTATCAGCTTACCTGTAA
- a CDS encoding DMT family transporter, protein MNSEKLKGHILILIANILFAINMPISKYLLPAHVQPEALTIMRMGSACLLFWAASLFMKREKVTMKDLSMLFVCALCGVGFNQGLFIVGLNRTSPVDASIIATAVPIFVMLLAAVILKEPITKMKAFGVLLGCTGGISLILASTHATGQVSSLDGNLMIITSGIIYSIYLVLSKPLSLRYSAVTMMKWMFLFSTLVLLPFTYQHVLDTPAFQREVFDLKELGAISFVLIGATFIPYLLIPMSLKRIRPTTVSMYNYVQPIIASLIAVMVGQDTFSLQKGVSAVLVFVGVYLVTQSKSRADLEKVEFVNNKNLNQINNI, encoded by the coding sequence ATGAACTCAGAAAAACTAAAAGGACATATACTGATTCTGATAGCGAATATATTGTTCGCTATCAATATGCCCATTTCAAAATATCTGTTACCGGCACATGTGCAGCCCGAAGCGCTCACCATCATGCGAATGGGATCTGCCTGTCTGCTGTTTTGGGCAGCTTCCTTGTTTATGAAACGGGAGAAAGTCACGATGAAAGACCTCAGCATGCTTTTCGTCTGCGCTCTTTGCGGCGTAGGTTTCAATCAGGGATTATTTATCGTGGGACTGAACCGGACCTCTCCGGTCGATGCGTCCATCATTGCGACAGCCGTTCCGATCTTCGTCATGCTCCTAGCTGCCGTTATCCTAAAGGAACCGATCACGAAAATGAAGGCATTCGGCGTATTATTAGGATGTACAGGTGGCATCTCGCTGATCCTGGCTTCCACCCATGCAACCGGACAGGTCAGTAGTCTGGATGGTAACCTGATGATAATCACGAGTGGCATTATCTATTCTATCTATCTGGTTTTGTCGAAACCATTGAGTCTACGCTATTCCGCCGTGACCATGATGAAATGGATGTTCCTCTTCTCTACACTCGTTTTACTGCCTTTCACATATCAGCATGTACTCGACACACCGGCTTTTCAGCGGGAAGTGTTCGACCTAAAAGAACTGGGAGCTATCAGTTTCGTACTGATCGGGGCTACGTTTATTCCTTATTTACTCATTCCCATGTCATTGAAACGCATCCGCCCTACCACGGTGAGTATGTATAATTATGTGCAACCGATCATCGCTTCGCTGATCGCCGTCATGGTGGGACAAGACACTTTCTCATTACAAAAAGGAGTATCGGCAGTCCTTGTTTTTGTCGGGGTTTACCTGGTTACACAAAGTAAAAGCCGGGCTGATTTGGAAAAAGTAGAATTCGTTAATAACAAAAATCTCAATCAAATTAACAACATTTGA
- the bla gene encoding subclass B1 metallo-beta-lactamase, long type, producing the protein MNTYGLYLKIFLLGCMLTFLPDCYADTIRVSKKLHLIELNKHVYIHTENGNNGIVYVNDKKAVIISTPENDEETNNLINYIRKDLKAQIIGCIVDRWHPDAMGGLKTIKKAGIPSYAYEGTRTIAQHRNLPIPEKGFNPRMELIVGKGKLICHYLGEAHTSDGIVVWIPNEKILFGGNEVRSKGWYGNIEDANLREWSNTIKRVKELYGSAEIVIPGHGESSNAELLDYTINLYEPSLWGRILKWNNEQVKPIFNNCGSLFEIAESDFTDNNDRHLNNATVYVLQEKKNRYLKIQSPGIRHDNTESKIISSKSGRLQIYDIETNILTEDLYFKDLTIILENDYVDALIILKEAIR; encoded by the coding sequence ATGAATACATACGGCTTATATCTAAAAATATTTTTACTGGGATGTATGTTGACCTTTTTACCCGATTGTTATGCTGACACAATTAGAGTAAGCAAGAAATTACATCTGATAGAATTAAACAAACACGTATATATACATACCGAGAATGGTAATAATGGCATTGTGTATGTAAACGACAAAAAGGCCGTAATTATCTCTACTCCTGAAAATGATGAAGAAACGAATAACCTAATAAACTATATCCGTAAAGATTTAAAAGCACAGATTATTGGTTGTATTGTCGACCGTTGGCATCCGGATGCTATGGGCGGATTAAAGACAATTAAAAAAGCGGGTATTCCTTCATATGCATACGAAGGAACTAGAACAATAGCACAACATAGAAATCTACCGATTCCTGAAAAAGGATTTAACCCCAGAATGGAACTGATAGTAGGAAAAGGTAAACTAATTTGTCATTATCTGGGAGAAGCACACACAAGCGATGGTATTGTCGTGTGGATACCGAACGAAAAAATTCTTTTTGGAGGTAATGAAGTACGAAGCAAAGGATGGTATGGAAACATAGAAGATGCCAACCTGCGAGAATGGTCTAATACTATCAAACGGGTAAAAGAATTATATGGAAGTGCCGAAATTGTTATCCCGGGACATGGAGAATCCAGCAATGCGGAATTACTGGATTACACCATTAATCTATACGAGCCTTCTTTATGGGGACGAATTTTAAAATGGAATAATGAACAGGTAAAACCGATATTCAATAATTGTGGTTCTCTATTTGAAATAGCCGAAAGCGATTTTACCGATAATAATGATAGACACTTGAATAATGCCACTGTATATGTACTTCAAGAGAAAAAGAATAGATATCTGAAAATACAATCTCCCGGGATCAGACATGATAACACAGAAAGTAAGATCATATCTTCAAAAAGTGGTCGATTGCAAATATATGATATAGAAACAAATATATTGACAGAAGATTTATATTTCAAAGATTTGACTATCATATTAGAAAATGACTATGTCGATGCATTAATCATATTGAAAGAAGCTATACGATAA
- a CDS encoding alpha/beta hydrolase family protein: MNKLFHGTADDMIPINETERVVSKLETYGHIQFTRLPGEGHGIQYLYKDNNIFDWLLQHQKKE, encoded by the coding sequence ATGAACAAACTATTCCACGGGACAGCAGATGATATGATCCCGATAAATGAAACAGAAAGGGTTGTAAGCAAACTCGAAACGTATGGCCATATCCAGTTCACTCGCTTACCCGGTGAAGGACATGGCATCCAATACCTTTATAAGGATAATAATATCTTTGACTGGCTGTTACAGCATCAGAAGAAAGAGTAG
- a CDS encoding HlyD family secretion protein: protein MDTVSPSKKTSGNSMVWLIVILIVAVGIAFLWWWNYRKYISTDDANLDSFRVSVAVQVMAPMLKQYAWEGDTVKAGTILAELDSSTVVAQLQEAVARREEMVANLKLDKENLNTAIKNLSLAEIDYHQAEVNYRRDKKLYGSDAVSQETFQNTEDTYKSAAIKVDVAKDQIKISQARIAAGEAAIVSANAAIESTRVSLGYYRITAPVDGVIAKRWSLPGDIIQPGQTLFTINEGKDLWVAVYLEETKFDHIRMGQPAIFTLDAFPDLTFSGKIFYIGTNTASEFSLIPPNNASGNYTKVAQRIPLKISIDKTVGKKDKVEKPKLVSGMSATVKIEKEKSK, encoded by the coding sequence ATGGATACAGTAAGTCCCTCTAAAAAAACATCGGGCAATAGTATGGTATGGCTTATCGTCATACTGATTGTTGCTGTTGGCATTGCTTTCCTTTGGTGGTGGAACTACCGCAAATATATCTCGACCGACGATGCAAACCTCGACAGTTTCCGGGTTAGCGTTGCGGTGCAAGTTATGGCTCCGATGCTTAAACAGTATGCCTGGGAAGGCGATACGGTGAAAGCCGGTACGATCCTGGCCGAACTGGATAGCAGCACGGTTGTTGCCCAATTGCAGGAAGCCGTTGCACGCCGGGAGGAAATGGTTGCCAACCTGAAACTGGATAAAGAGAATCTCAACACGGCGATCAAGAACCTGAGCCTGGCAGAGATCGACTATCATCAGGCTGAAGTAAACTACCGCCGCGACAAAAAGTTATACGGAAGTGATGCTGTTTCGCAAGAGACATTCCAAAATACGGAAGATACCTATAAAAGTGCCGCCATAAAAGTGGATGTTGCCAAAGATCAAATCAAGATATCGCAAGCACGGATCGCCGCCGGAGAAGCAGCTATCGTTTCGGCAAATGCCGCTATCGAGTCCACCCGCGTATCCCTGGGATATTACCGGATCACGGCTCCGGTCGACGGGGTGATAGCGAAACGCTGGTCGCTGCCCGGCGATATCATCCAACCGGGACAAACGCTTTTCACCATCAACGAAGGTAAAGACCTGTGGGTTGCCGTCTATCTCGAAGAGACTAAATTCGACCACATCAGGATGGGACAACCGGCAATCTTCACGCTCGATGCCTTCCCCGACCTGACCTTCTCCGGAAAGATCTTCTATATAGGTACGAATACGGCCTCGGAGTTTTCGCTTATCCCTCCCAACAATGCTTCGGGCAATTATACGAAAGTGGCACAACGTATCCCTCTGAAAATATCCATCGACAAGACCGTAGGGAAAAAAGACAAAGTAGAAAAGCCGAAACTTGTCTCCGGAATGTCTGCAACCGTTAAGATCGAAAAGGAAAAGTCAAAATGA
- a CDS encoding DHA2 family efflux MFS transporter permease subunit, whose protein sequence is MDKTDNTSNSSYKWLVLGNIMIGTFMAVLDSTVVNTGLPAIMGTLGASINTAEWVLTGYMLAIASILPAAAWLSDRFGYKKIYFLSLLVFTFGSFMCGNSTSIEELIFWRVIEGLGCGAIMPVGMAIVSNVFPPEQRGMALGFWAIASAASVSFGPSIGGYLVDNMNWNYIFYVNVPVGALALFFTAILQKEYKAQTVQPFDIPGFITSAIFLPLFMYGLSEVNSSTNTQGWNSPTVLGSMWVSAIMFILFIYFELTVKYPLINLRIFKDRNFALSNLMMFIFGIGMFGSTFLIPLYLQNNLGYSAFQAGMFFIPVGIIQGFCSPAAGALGQKINPKILIAAGLILMSLSFYLNFYLSFLTEKWYIMLSLYLRGVGMGILFTPLLTLSLAKIGVDMMAQASSITNIVRQMGGSFGVAIFSHMLTGRTSYHTQRYSEALNYTGEVYQQTIDKLSAFASQTAGATEQSARSLAEQVITKRLELEAYIGGINDDFYIAFIVTMICILPVFWLQRVRKTK, encoded by the coding sequence ATGGACAAGACGGATAACACAAGCAACAGTTCGTATAAATGGCTGGTACTGGGCAATATTATGATCGGTACATTCATGGCTGTGCTCGACTCGACCGTTGTCAATACCGGACTGCCTGCCATTATGGGTACGCTCGGGGCAAGTATCAATACGGCCGAATGGGTGCTTACCGGTTATATGCTGGCAATCGCCAGTATCCTTCCGGCAGCTGCCTGGTTATCCGACCGCTTCGGATATAAAAAGATTTATTTCCTCTCCCTGTTGGTCTTCACTTTCGGCTCGTTCATGTGCGGCAACTCCACCTCTATCGAGGAATTAATCTTCTGGCGCGTGATCGAAGGACTCGGCTGCGGGGCTATCATGCCGGTGGGTATGGCTATCGTGAGCAATGTATTCCCTCCCGAACAACGAGGGATGGCACTGGGGTTCTGGGCGATCGCTTCGGCAGCATCGGTATCGTTCGGCCCGTCTATCGGGGGTTACCTGGTAGATAATATGAACTGGAACTATATATTTTATGTAAACGTTCCGGTCGGGGCACTGGCTTTGTTCTTTACGGCTATTTTGCAGAAAGAGTATAAAGCGCAGACGGTACAGCCTTTCGACATACCGGGATTTATTACATCAGCTATCTTCCTTCCTTTATTTATGTATGGCCTGTCGGAAGTCAACTCGTCGACCAACACACAGGGGTGGAACAGTCCGACAGTATTAGGTTCCATGTGGGTATCGGCTATCATGTTTATTCTGTTCATCTACTTCGAACTGACTGTGAAATATCCGCTTATCAACCTGCGTATATTCAAAGATCGTAATTTTGCACTCTCCAACCTGATGATGTTCATATTCGGTATCGGAATGTTCGGAAGTACGTTCCTGATCCCTCTTTATCTGCAAAACAACCTGGGATATTCGGCGTTTCAGGCTGGTATGTTCTTTATCCCGGTGGGGATCATCCAGGGTTTCTGTTCGCCCGCCGCCGGCGCTTTAGGACAGAAGATCAACCCGAAGATACTGATTGCCGCCGGACTGATCCTAATGTCACTCAGCTTCTATCTCAACTTTTATCTTTCTTTTCTTACGGAGAAATGGTATATCATGCTGAGTCTTTACCTGCGCGGTGTCGGCATGGGAATACTTTTCACCCCGTTATTAACCTTGTCGCTGGCTAAAATCGGAGTGGATATGATGGCACAGGCATCCAGCATCACCAATATCGTCCGCCAGATGGGTGGTAGCTTCGGCGTTGCAATCTTCAGCCACATGCTTACCGGGCGTACCAGTTATCATACCCAGCGTTACAGCGAAGCCTTGAACTATACCGGAGAAGTCTACCAGCAGACCATCGACAAGCTAAGTGCCTTCGCCTCACAAACCGCCGGAGCCACCGAACAGTCCGCCCGCTCCCTGGCCGAACAGGTCATAACCAAACGGCTCGAACTCGAAGCATACATCGGCGGTATCAACGACGATTTCTACATCGCATTCATCGTCACAATGATTTGTATCCTCCCGGTTTTCTGGCTTCAAAGGGTGAGAAAAACAAAGTGA
- a CDS encoding nucleotidyltransferase family protein produces METTQEILNKLRDYKAAFAEKYGIERLGLFGSCARGEQDDRSDIDVVIKMQKPSYFTHFYIREDLENLFRNKVDVITLHENQTAAFRQNVERDIIYI; encoded by the coding sequence ATGGAAACTACCCAGGAAATCCTCAATAAATTACGCGACTATAAAGCCGCTTTTGCTGAGAAATACGGGATTGAACGTCTCGGCTTGTTCGGTAGTTGTGCCCGTGGAGAGCAGGATGACCGCAGTGATATTGATGTGGTTATAAAAATGCAGAAGCCCAGTTATTTCACACATTTCTATATCCGGGAAGACCTGGAGAATTTATTCAGAAACAAAGTCGATGTTATAACTTTACATGAAAACCAAACCGCCGCTTTTCGCCAAAATGTAGAACGAGATATAATCTATATCTGA